In one window of Mucilaginibacter auburnensis DNA:
- the can gene encoding carbonate dehydratase, translated as MKNDNKNGEKLKLQLAQTESYTKLIAGNRAWVDQTLEKDPEFFKTLAKGQSPEVLWIGCADSRVPANEVTGTLPGEVFVHRNIANVCNHTDMNMLSVLDYAVNVLKVKHVIVTGHYGCGGVAAALTNKQFGLIDNWLRHIKDVYRLHSHELDRITNQEQKVNRLVELNVIEQAYNLCKTTIIQNAWKERDDLYVHGWIVDISTGLVKDLGVSANDSHKLGYVYEVAPAAV; from the coding sequence ATGAAAAACGATAATAAAAATGGCGAAAAGCTGAAACTGCAGTTGGCCCAAACAGAAAGCTACACCAAACTAATAGCAGGTAACCGTGCCTGGGTTGACCAAACACTTGAAAAAGATCCGGAGTTTTTTAAGACTTTGGCTAAAGGCCAAAGTCCGGAAGTGTTATGGATTGGCTGCGCTGATAGCCGTGTACCTGCCAACGAAGTTACCGGCACCTTACCCGGTGAAGTGTTTGTTCACCGTAACATTGCCAACGTATGTAACCATACAGACATGAACATGCTCAGCGTATTAGACTATGCCGTTAATGTGTTAAAAGTAAAACATGTTATTGTAACCGGACATTACGGCTGTGGCGGTGTAGCAGCGGCTTTAACCAACAAACAATTTGGTTTGATTGACAACTGGCTGCGTCACATTAAAGATGTTTACCGTTTGCACAGCCACGAGCTGGACCGTATTACCAATCAGGAACAAAAAGTTAACCGCCTGGTGGAACTGAACGTGATAGAGCAGGCTTATAACCTTTGCAAAACCACCATAATACAAAATGCATGGAAAGAGCGGGATGACTTGTATGTACACGGCTGGATAGTTGATATTTCGACGGGCCTGGTGAAAGACCTTGGCGTTAGCGCTAATGACTCACACAAACTTGGATATGTTTATGAGGTAGCGCCTGCCGCTGTTTAG
- a CDS encoding helix-turn-helix domain-containing protein, translated as MAMHLIILNAACVSLFMLAFIAFINPLKVNVIANKWFGVFLFSAGSAVLDVLINQTGHSDNYRQLIIFNELSRYAIAPALYLSVLHYTAVSKQVRPREYLHFIPVLIFAVFTGLLVFAPGMPNLGNSAFASGLKIVLPILVKLSIPIQLVVYWLLSYRMLRRHLSNVNQIVSDNTPVSLQWLRQLLWGILFMIVLSVTNNIPSEVLRNFIPLGYLAGTVFITYYLLVQKEVYPYEEVQLQSLELILNPVEEKPKARLSAELMDELKARLISLMETERMFLNSELNLPELSEKMGVSPHDVSYVLNEGMHSNFYQFINAYRVAEAKQLMQSGKYSHLNILGIAYNAGFNSKTTFNTAFKRETGLSPSQFMKQTADSQQTVIA; from the coding sequence ATGGCCATGCACCTGATTATATTAAATGCTGCTTGTGTAAGTTTGTTTATGCTGGCATTCATAGCATTTATCAATCCACTTAAGGTAAATGTTATTGCTAACAAGTGGTTTGGTGTGTTTTTGTTCTCGGCGGGGTCGGCCGTGTTAGATGTGCTTATCAACCAAACAGGACATTCAGACAATTACAGGCAACTCATCATATTCAATGAACTATCAAGGTATGCCATTGCGCCGGCATTGTATCTAAGCGTTTTACATTACACAGCCGTGAGTAAGCAAGTTCGGCCGCGCGAATATCTTCATTTTATCCCTGTCCTGATATTTGCTGTGTTTACAGGGTTGTTAGTTTTTGCGCCGGGTATGCCGAATTTAGGTAATTCAGCTTTTGCATCGGGACTTAAAATTGTTTTGCCAATTTTGGTCAAACTATCTATACCTATTCAATTGGTGGTTTATTGGCTGCTATCTTACCGCATGCTGAGAAGGCACCTCAGTAATGTGAATCAAATTGTTTCAGATAACACGCCTGTAAGTCTTCAATGGTTGCGGCAGTTACTGTGGGGTATTCTATTTATGATAGTGCTTTCAGTAACCAATAATATTCCATCGGAGGTGCTGCGAAATTTTATTCCTTTAGGTTATCTGGCAGGTACCGTGTTTATAACTTACTACCTTTTGGTGCAGAAAGAAGTGTATCCATACGAGGAAGTACAACTGCAATCGCTTGAGTTAATATTAAACCCTGTTGAGGAGAAACCTAAGGCTCGGCTGTCAGCTGAATTGATGGATGAGTTAAAAGCAAGGTTGATCTCCCTGATGGAAACCGAGCGGATGTTTCTAAACAGTGAACTAAATTTGCCCGAGCTTTCAGAAAAGATGGGCGTATCGCCACATGATGTATCGTATGTGTTGAACGAAGGCATGCATTCCAACTTCTATCAGTTTATAAACGCCTACAGGGTTGCCGAAGCTAAACAACTTATGCAATCAGGAAAGTATTCCCATCTCAATATATTAGGCATTGCCTACAACGCCGGTTTCAATTCTAAAACAACCTTTAATACAGCATTTAAACGCGAGACCGGCCTGTCGCCGAGCCAGTTTATGAAACAAACTGCTGATAGTCAGCAGACCGTGATCGCTTAA
- the rplQ gene encoding 50S ribosomal protein L17 — MRHGKKVNHLGRTNSHRKAMLANMATSLILHKRITTTLAKAKALRGYAEPLLTKAKNDTTHSRRTVFSYLQDKDAVSILFRDIAAKIANRPGGYTRIIKLENRLGDNAEMAIIELVDYNTVYTKGDAPVAKKSTRRRGGKGGAVAAAPAAQTEEVAVAEEVTEAPVAEETAAPAEEAAPEAPAANEENAEKGE, encoded by the coding sequence ATGAGACACGGTAAAAAAGTAAACCACCTGGGCCGTACCAACAGCCACCGCAAAGCAATGTTAGCTAACATGGCAACATCGCTTATCCTGCACAAACGCATCACTACCACTTTAGCAAAAGCAAAGGCATTGCGTGGTTATGCAGAGCCTCTTTTAACAAAAGCAAAAAACGATACTACTCACTCTCGTCGTACTGTGTTTAGCTATTTGCAAGATAAAGACGCTGTATCTATCCTTTTCCGCGACATCGCAGCTAAAATTGCTAACCGTCCGGGAGGTTATACTCGTATCATCAAATTAGAAAACCGTTTAGGTGACAACGCTGAGATGGCGATCATTGAGCTGGTTGATTACAACACAGTTTACACCAAAGGTGATGCTCCGGTTGCTAAAAAATCAACCCGTCGTCGTGGTGGTAAAGGTGGTGCTGTAGCTGCTGCTCCTGCTGCACAAACAGAAGAAGTTGCTGTTGCAGAAGAAGTAACTGAAGCTCCTGTAGCTGAAGAAACTGCAGCTCCGGCTGAAGAAGCTGCTCCAGAAGCACCTGCTGCAAACGAAGAAAATGCAGAAAAAGGCGAATAA
- a CDS encoding DNA-directed RNA polymerase subunit alpha, which yields MAILAFQKPDKVIMQKSTDFDGTFEFRPLEPGFGVTIGNALRRILLSSLEGYAITSVRFSGVTHEFSTIKGVVEDVTEIILNLKQVRFKKTGESGDTEKVFVIINGQDAFKAGDITKFSNNFTVLNPELVICNMDSSVTLEVEFTINKGRGYVPSEENKNPDANVGVIAIDSIYTPIKNVKYTIENYRVEQKTDYEKLVLDIATDGSIHPEDALKEAAKILIQHFMLFSDENMMLEAQAKEETKEVDEEILHMRKILKTELVDLDLSVRALNCLKAADIRSLADLVSYDVADMLKFRNFGKKSLTEIQDLVKSKGLSFGMNLAKFKLDEE from the coding sequence ATGGCAATTTTAGCATTTCAAAAACCAGATAAGGTTATCATGCAGAAATCAACTGATTTTGATGGCACGTTTGAGTTTCGTCCATTAGAACCAGGCTTCGGTGTAACCATTGGTAATGCTCTGCGTCGTATCTTACTTTCATCGCTTGAAGGTTATGCTATCACTTCAGTACGTTTCTCAGGTGTTACGCATGAGTTTTCAACCATAAAAGGAGTTGTTGAAGACGTTACCGAGATCATATTAAACTTAAAACAAGTTAGGTTTAAAAAGACAGGTGAGTCTGGCGACACTGAAAAAGTATTCGTGATCATTAACGGTCAGGACGCTTTTAAAGCCGGAGATATTACTAAGTTCTCTAACAACTTTACTGTTTTAAATCCTGAGCTGGTTATCTGCAACATGGATTCATCAGTAACGCTTGAAGTTGAATTCACTATCAACAAAGGTCGTGGTTACGTTCCAAGCGAAGAGAACAAAAACCCTGATGCGAACGTAGGCGTAATTGCTATCGATTCTATCTACACTCCGATAAAGAACGTTAAATATACTATCGAGAACTATCGTGTTGAGCAAAAAACCGACTATGAAAAATTAGTATTGGATATTGCTACAGACGGTTCAATCCATCCCGAGGATGCACTTAAAGAAGCTGCAAAAATTTTGATTCAGCACTTTATGTTGTTCAGCGATGAGAACATGATGTTAGAGGCTCAGGCTAAAGAAGAAACTAAAGAGGTTGACGAGGAAATTTTACACATGCGTAAGATCCTTAAAACTGAGTTAGTTGACCTTGATCTTTCAGTGCGTGCATTAAATTGCTTAAAAGCAGCTGATATCCGCAGCCTGGCTGATCTGGTATCATACGACGTTGCTGATATGTTAAAGTTCAGAAACTTCGGTAAAAAATCATTAACTGAGATTCAGGACCTGGTTAAATCAAAAGGCTTGTCTTTTGGTATGAACCTGGCTAAATTTAAGTTAGACGAAGAATAG
- the rpsD gene encoding 30S ribosomal protein S4, translated as MARYTGPKSKIARRFREPIFGPDKALERKNYGPGMHGASKRRGKQSEYAVQLMEKQKVKYTYGVLERQFENLFHRASAKEGITGENLLKFLEARLDNVVFRLGIAPTRSGARQLVGHKHITVNGEVVNIASYQVKAGDVIAVREKSKSLEAISNSVAGRKINKYSWFEWDAANLTGKFLNYPNRDEIPENIKENLIVELYSK; from the coding sequence ATGGCAAGATATACAGGCCCCAAATCAAAAATTGCACGTCGTTTCCGCGAGCCGATCTTCGGTCCGGATAAAGCGTTAGAAAGAAAAAACTACGGCCCTGGTATGCACGGCGCTTCAAAAAGAAGAGGCAAGCAATCAGAGTACGCTGTACAGTTAATGGAGAAACAAAAAGTTAAATACACTTATGGTGTATTAGAGCGTCAGTTCGAGAACTTGTTTCACCGTGCTTCAGCTAAAGAAGGCATCACCGGCGAAAACTTATTAAAGTTTTTAGAAGCTCGTTTAGATAACGTAGTATTCCGTTTAGGTATTGCTCCAACCCGTTCTGGTGCACGTCAATTGGTTGGCCACAAACATATCACTGTTAACGGTGAGGTAGTGAACATTGCTTCATACCAGGTTAAAGCCGGAGACGTTATAGCGGTTCGCGAAAAATCAAAATCTTTAGAGGCTATCAGTAACTCAGTAGCGGGCAGAAAGATCAATAAATATAGCTGGTTTGAGTGGGATGCTGCCAATTTAACAGGTAAGTTCCTTAACTATCCAAACCGCGATGAGATTCCGGAGAACATCAAAGAGAATCTGATCGTCGAGTTATACTCTAAATAG
- the rpsK gene encoding 30S ribosomal protein S11, translating to MAKAKKVTKKRIVVVEPVGEAHINATFNNIIITLTNKTGQAISWSSAGKMGFKGSKKNTPYAAGQAAADCGKAAYDLGLRKVEVFVKGPGSGRESAIRTLQTTGIEVTIIKDITPLPHNGCRPSKRRRV from the coding sequence ATGGCTAAAGCTAAAAAAGTAACCAAAAAGCGTATTGTTGTTGTTGAGCCAGTTGGCGAAGCACACATCAACGCCACATTCAACAACATTATCATTACCTTAACCAATAAAACCGGTCAGGCTATATCATGGTCTTCTGCAGGTAAAATGGGCTTCAAAGGTTCAAAAAAGAACACACCTTACGCTGCCGGTCAGGCTGCTGCCGATTGCGGGAAAGCTGCTTATGATTTAGGCTTACGTAAAGTTGAAGTATTTGTAAAAGGCCCGGGTTCTGGTCGTGAGTCAGCTATCCGTACTTTACAAACTACAGGTATTGAGGTTACTATCATAAAGGACATCACTCCGCTTCCGCACAACGGTTGCCGTCCATCAAAAAGAAGAAGAGTTTAA
- the rpsM gene encoding 30S ribosomal protein S13, whose translation MARISGIDLPKNKRGEIGLTYIYGIGRSTAKEILAKAGIDVNTKVQDWNDDQLTAIRTIINDEIKVEGALRSEVQLNIKRLMDIGCYRGTRHRKGLPLRGQRTKNNSRTRKGKRKTVANKKKATK comes from the coding sequence ATGGCAAGGATTTCAGGTATTGATTTACCAAAGAACAAAAGAGGCGAGATTGGCCTTACTTACATTTACGGCATTGGCCGTTCAACTGCTAAAGAAATTTTGGCTAAAGCAGGTATAGATGTAAACACCAAAGTGCAGGATTGGAATGATGATCAGTTAACAGCTATCCGTACTATCATCAATGACGAGATTAAAGTTGAAGGCGCACTGCGTTCTGAAGTTCAGCTTAACATCAAACGCTTAATGGATATTGGTTGCTACCGTGGTACCCGTCACCGTAAAGGTTTACCTCTGCGTGGTCAGCGTACTAAGAACAACTCACGTACCCGTAAAGGAAAACGTAAAACAGTTGCTAACAAAAAGAAAGCTACTAAATAG
- the ykgO gene encoding type B 50S ribosomal protein L36, with protein MKVRASIKKRSADCKIIRRNGKLYVINKKNPKFKQRQG; from the coding sequence ATGAAAGTTAGAGCATCCATTAAAAAGCGTAGCGCTGATTGCAAGATCATTCGTCGTAACGGCAAGCTTTACGTAATTAACAAAAAGAACCCTAAGTTCAAACAACGTCAGGGATAA
- the infA gene encoding translation initiation factor IF-1, with amino-acid sequence MAKQSSIEQDGTIREALSNAMFRVELENGHEIIAHISGKMRMHYIKILPGDKVKLEMSPYDLTKGRITYRYK; translated from the coding sequence ATGGCAAAACAATCATCGATCGAACAAGACGGTACAATTCGGGAGGCGTTATCAAACGCAATGTTCAGAGTTGAGCTGGAGAACGGTCATGAGATTATTGCACACATATCAGGTAAAATGCGTATGCACTACATCAAAATTTTACCTGGTGATAAAGTTAAATTGGAGATGAGTCCTTACGATTTAACTAAAGGACGTATTACATACAGATATAAATAA
- the map gene encoding type I methionyl aminopeptidase, whose product MSKIVYKSAEEVELIRLSAQLVARTHGEIAKVIGPGVRTIDLDKLAETYIRDNGGIPAFLNYGGFPYSLCISLNNQVVHGFPGKYELKDGDIVSVDCGAILNKYYGDSAFTFAIGEIGEEAKTLLRVTRECLDKGIEKAVVGMRIGDIAYAVQEHAEKHGFGVVRELVGHGVGTKLHEKPEVPNYGKRGSGVKLEEGMVIAIEPMINAGRAGVKFWDDGWTVSTIDGKPSAHFEHTVAVKRGKADVLSTFSYVDDVLKEKINN is encoded by the coding sequence ATGTCAAAGATCGTTTATAAGTCTGCCGAGGAGGTAGAACTCATAAGATTGAGCGCACAGCTGGTTGCAAGAACACATGGCGAAATAGCCAAAGTTATTGGACCAGGTGTGCGCACTATTGATCTTGATAAACTTGCTGAAACCTACATCCGCGACAATGGCGGTATCCCTGCTTTTTTAAACTACGGAGGTTTTCCTTATTCGCTTTGTATATCCCTGAATAATCAGGTTGTACATGGCTTCCCGGGAAAATACGAACTGAAAGACGGAGATATCGTATCTGTTGATTGCGGCGCAATCCTTAATAAATACTATGGTGACTCTGCCTTTACTTTTGCTATTGGCGAAATAGGTGAGGAAGCCAAAACACTTTTACGCGTTACCCGCGAATGCCTTGACAAAGGAATTGAAAAGGCTGTAGTTGGTATGCGTATAGGCGATATCGCTTACGCAGTGCAGGAGCATGCAGAGAAACATGGCTTTGGTGTTGTAAGAGAGTTAGTGGGCCACGGTGTTGGTACCAAATTGCACGAAAAGCCTGAAGTACCTAACTATGGAAAACGCGGATCTGGTGTGAAGCTGGAGGAGGGAATGGTGATAGCTATTGAACCGATGATCAACGCAGGCCGTGCAGGTGTTAAGTTTTGGGATGATGGCTGGACCGTATCAACAATTGACGGAAAACCATCTGCACATTTTGAGCATACGGTAGCTGTTAAGCGGGGTAAAGCAGACGTATTGTCAACATTTAGTTATGTTGATGATGTTTTAAAAGAAAAAATAAATAATTAA
- the secY gene encoding preprotein translocase subunit SecY, translating into MKKFFTTLSNIWKIEDLRVRIINTLLFLLIYRVGAFVRLPGVDASQTDAKQAEGLVGLLNMFAGGSFSRISIFALGVMPYISASIVMQLLGIAVPYFAKMQKEGESGRNKINQWTRYLTIVITAVQAVAYLNSQVTANEILIANPMFTIMNTMVLTAGTLFVMWLGEKITDKGIGNGISLIIMVGIIATLPSAFLAEFQNRTTGTGGLIAFIVELIALIGVVMFTILIVQGTRKIAVQYAKRIVGNKQYGGVRQYIPLKVNAAGVMPIIFAQALMFIPATIASFFPKAATNSIIIALGDYNSWLHNILFALLIIVFTYFYTAITVNPKQMSDDMKKNGGFIPGVKPGLPTESFIDGVISKITLPGSIFLAIIAIIPSLANLVGVNNLFARFFGGTSLIILVGVVLDTLQQIESHLLMRHYDGLMKTGRVKGRSAVPAAAGTTPTAI; encoded by the coding sequence ATGAAGAAATTCTTCACCACATTATCCAATATCTGGAAAATTGAAGACTTAAGAGTGCGTATAATTAACACACTCTTATTTCTTTTAATATACCGCGTAGGTGCATTTGTGCGTTTACCGGGCGTAGATGCCTCACAAACAGATGCTAAGCAAGCCGAGGGCTTGGTTGGTTTATTAAATATGTTTGCTGGTGGCTCTTTTTCGCGTATATCCATTTTCGCATTAGGCGTTATGCCTTACATTTCTGCATCTATTGTGATGCAGTTGTTGGGTATAGCTGTTCCGTATTTTGCTAAAATGCAAAAAGAAGGCGAGAGCGGTCGTAACAAGATCAATCAATGGACCCGCTATCTAACAATCGTTATCACTGCAGTGCAGGCGGTAGCTTACCTTAATTCACAGGTAACTGCTAACGAGATATTGATAGCAAACCCAATGTTTACCATCATGAACACAATGGTGTTAACAGCAGGTACGTTATTTGTAATGTGGTTAGGTGAGAAGATTACAGATAAAGGTATAGGTAACGGTATATCATTGATCATCATGGTGGGTATTATTGCCACCTTGCCAAGCGCTTTCTTAGCAGAGTTCCAAAACCGTACAACCGGTACTGGCGGCTTAATTGCTTTCATTGTTGAGTTAATTGCTCTGATAGGTGTGGTAATGTTTACCATCCTTATAGTACAGGGAACACGCAAGATAGCTGTGCAGTACGCAAAACGTATTGTTGGTAATAAACAGTATGGCGGTGTTCGTCAGTACATTCCGTTAAAAGTGAATGCTGCCGGTGTAATGCCTATCATTTTTGCTCAAGCATTAATGTTCATACCTGCCACTATCGCTTCGTTCTTCCCTAAGGCTGCTACAAATAGCATTATTATAGCTTTAGGAGATTATAACTCATGGTTGCATAACATCCTGTTTGCTTTATTGATCATTGTATTTACGTATTTCTATACTGCAATTACAGTAAATCCGAAGCAAATGTCTGACGACATGAAGAAAAACGGTGGTTTCATTCCGGGTGTTAAACCAGGTTTGCCAACCGAAAGCTTCATTGACGGTGTGATCTCAAAGATAACCTTACCGGGTTCAATATTCCTGGCCATCATTGCTATCATACCTTCGTTAGCTAATTTGGTAGGTGTTAATAACCTGTTTGCACGTTTTTTTGGGGGTACTTCATTGATCATTTTGGTTGGTGTTGTATTAGATACCTTACAACAAATTGAAAGTCACTTGCTGATGCGTCATTACGATGGTTTGATGAAAACCGGAAGAGTAAAAGGACGTTCGGCTGTGCCTGCAGCTGCCGGAACAACACCGACAGCAATATAG
- the rplO gene encoding 50S ribosomal protein L15 codes for MNLSNLKPAEGSTKNRKRIGRGTGSGRGGTSTRGHKGAGSRSGTSTKIGFEGGQMPLQRRLPKVGFKNPNRVEYVGVNLDVLQGLTEKYSLSTIDLETLKDHGLASKNDKVKILGRGELTAKVEVTAHAFTATAQKAIEAAGGSIVKL; via the coding sequence ATGAACTTAAGTAATTTAAAACCTGCAGAAGGTTCTACCAAAAATAGAAAAAGAATTGGTCGTGGTACAGGTTCAGGCCGTGGTGGTACATCAACCCGCGGTCATAAAGGTGCCGGTTCACGTTCAGGCACAAGCACTAAAATAGGCTTTGAAGGTGGACAGATGCCATTACAGCGCCGCTTACCTAAGGTTGGCTTTAAAAACCCTAATCGTGTAGAGTACGTTGGTGTTAACCTGGATGTATTACAAGGCTTAACTGAAAAATATTCACTTTCAACAATTGATCTGGAAACTTTGAAGGATCATGGTTTGGCGTCTAAAAACGACAAGGTGAAAATTTTAGGTCGTGGCGAACTTACAGCCAAAGTTGAAGTTACAGCACATGCATTTACCGCTACCGCGCAAAAAGCAATTGAAGCAGCAGGTGGTTCAATAGTTAAGCTATAA
- the rpmD gene encoding 50S ribosomal protein L30 — protein sequence MAKIKITQIKSVIDRTERQKKTVEALGLKKINHSVEVEATAAIIGMVKKVNHLVAVENI from the coding sequence ATGGCAAAGATCAAGATAACCCAGATCAAAAGCGTGATCGATAGGACCGAGCGCCAGAAAAAGACAGTGGAAGCACTGGGCTTAAAGAAAATAAACCACAGCGTGGAAGTTGAAGCTACTGCGGCTATTATTGGTATGGTTAAGAAAGTTAACCACCTTGTAGCGGTAGAAAATATTTAA
- the rpsE gene encoding 30S ribosomal protein S5 yields the protein MSTINIKRVKTSEIELKDRLVSIQRVAKVTKGGRTFSFSAIVVVGDEQGVVGYGLGKAKEVTEAIAKGIDDAKKNLVKVPIINGTVPHEQIGKFSGGFVFIKPAANGTGVIAGGAMRAVLESAGVHNVLAKSKGSSNPHNVVKATVSALAQLRDANTVAQQRGISLGKVFNG from the coding sequence ATGTCAACAATTAACATAAAAAGAGTAAAAACCAGCGAGATCGAATTAAAGGATCGTTTGGTTAGTATACAACGTGTTGCCAAAGTAACCAAAGGTGGCCGTACATTCAGCTTTTCAGCTATCGTAGTGGTAGGTGATGAGCAAGGTGTTGTAGGTTACGGTTTAGGTAAAGCTAAAGAGGTTACTGAAGCAATTGCAAAAGGTATTGATGATGCTAAAAAGAACTTGGTTAAAGTTCCTATTATCAATGGTACAGTACCTCACGAACAAATTGGAAAATTCTCTGGAGGTTTTGTATTTATAAAACCTGCTGCTAATGGTACCGGTGTAATAGCAGGTGGTGCAATGCGTGCAGTATTAGAGAGCGCCGGTGTACACAACGTATTGGCAAAATCAAAAGGTTCGTCAAACCCGCACAACGTGGTAAAAGCAACCGTATCGGCTTTAGCGCAATTGCGTGATGCAAATACTGTAGCTCAACAACGCGGCATCAGTTTAGGAAAAGTATTTAACGGATAA
- the rplR gene encoding 50S ribosomal protein L18, producing MAAKAKLSRRDRIKMGIRKRLSGSTARPRLSVYRSNKGIYAQIIDDVNGKTLVSASSLSKEFSADGTKSDQSVAVGKLVAQKAIAAGIKDVVFDRNGYLYHGRVKSLAEGAREGGLNF from the coding sequence ATGGCAGCTAAAGCGAAATTATCAAGAAGAGACAGAATTAAAATGGGTATACGTAAGCGCCTTTCAGGCTCTACAGCCCGTCCGCGTTTGTCAGTGTACAGAAGTAATAAAGGTATTTATGCCCAGATCATTGACGATGTTAACGGTAAAACCCTTGTATCAGCATCATCTTTATCAAAAGAGTTTTCTGCTGATGGTACCAAGTCAGATCAATCAGTAGCCGTAGGCAAATTAGTAGCTCAAAAAGCTATTGCAGCCGGTATCAAAGATGTGGTTTTTGACAGGAACGGATACCTTTACCATGGCCGTGTTAAATCATTGGCTGAAGGTGCACGTGAAGGTGGTTTAAACTTTTAA
- the rplF gene encoding 50S ribosomal protein L6, giving the protein MSRVGKSPIALPAGVTVTVSADNVVTVKGPKGELHQAVDTDIKVVQEGAELLVQRPTDQKRHKALHGLYRALLNNMVVGVTEGYKVVQELVGVGYRATNQGNTLDLVLGYSHHYVFELPQEIKVSTTADKGKNPTIILESTDKQLIGQVAAKIRSLRAPEPYKGKGIKFAGEVLRRKAGKSASKK; this is encoded by the coding sequence ATGTCAAGAGTAGGAAAATCACCAATTGCATTACCTGCAGGCGTTACTGTTACCGTATCAGCTGATAACGTAGTAACTGTAAAAGGCCCTAAAGGTGAATTGCATCAAGCGGTTGACACCGATATTAAAGTGGTACAGGAAGGCGCAGAGCTTTTAGTTCAACGCCCTACAGACCAAAAACGCCACAAAGCTTTACATGGTTTATACCGTGCTTTGTTAAACAACATGGTTGTTGGAGTAACAGAAGGTTACAAAGTTGTGCAAGAGTTAGTAGGTGTGGGTTACCGCGCAACTAACCAAGGTAACACGTTAGACCTTGTATTAGGTTACTCTCACCACTATGTGTTTGAGTTACCTCAGGAAATTAAAGTTTCAACTACTGCTGATAAGGGTAAAAACCCAACCATCATTCTGGAATCAACTGATAAGCAACTGATAGGCCAGGTAGCGGCTAAAATACGTTCGTTACGTGCTCCTGAACCATATAAAGGTAAAGGTATCAAGTTTGCGGGCGAAGTATTAAGAAGAAAAGCAGGTAAATCAGCATCTAAAAAATAA
- the rpsH gene encoding 30S ribosomal protein S8 — MNTDPIADYLTRVRNAIKANHRVVEIPASNLKKEITKVLFDKGYIANYKFEDNGPQGTIKVALKYHPITKIPAIRSIERISRPGLRRYAGMDTMPRVLNGLGIAILSTSKGVMTDKEAKQLNVGGEVLCYVY; from the coding sequence ATGAATACAGATCCAATCGCAGATTATCTTACACGAGTAAGGAATGCTATTAAAGCCAACCATAGGGTTGTTGAAATTCCTGCATCGAACCTTAAAAAAGAGATCACTAAAGTTCTTTTTGATAAAGGTTACATTGCAAATTACAAGTTTGAGGATAACGGACCGCAAGGCACAATTAAAGTTGCTTTAAAGTACCATCCAATAACTAAGATCCCGGCTATCCGTTCAATCGAGCGTATCAGCCGTCCGGGTTTACGTAGGTATGCCGGCATGGACACTATGCCACGCGTATTAAATGGTTTAGGTATCGCCATCCTGTCAACTTCAAAAGGTGTTATGACCGATAAAGAAGCTAAACAGTTAAATGTTGGTGGTGAGGTTTTATGCTACGTTTATTAA
- the rpsN gene encoding 30S ribosomal protein S14 → MAKEGVKAREIKRAKLVAKYAEKRAALKEAGDWVALDALPKASSPVKLHNRCKLTGRPRGYMRQFGISRVTFREMALEGKIPGVKKASW, encoded by the coding sequence ATGGCTAAAGAAGGCGTAAAAGCACGCGAAATTAAACGTGCTAAATTAGTAGCTAAATATGCTGAAAAACGTGCAGCGTTGAAAGAAGCAGGTGATTGGGTAGCGTTAGACGCATTGCCAAAAGCATCTTCTCCGGTAAAACTGCACAACCGTTGCAAATTAACCGGCCGTCCGCGTGGTTACATGCGTCAGTTTGGTATTTCGCGTGTTACTTTCCGTGAAATGGCTCTTGAGGGCAAGATCCCGGGAGTTAAAAAAGCAAGCTGGTAA